One genomic region from Oryzias melastigma strain HK-1 linkage group LG19, ASM292280v2, whole genome shotgun sequence encodes:
- the si:ch1073-13h15.3 gene encoding inactive all-trans-retinol 13,14-reductase produces MWLLIALLWLLVWAAGTYWYLFGKPSGFSLESVRPPGPREFDQKKRDKIIKQGFSANKVPENLDVIVIGSGIGGLTAAATLAKAGKKVLVLEQHDQAGGCCHTYIEKGFEFDVGLHYIGQVHENSLLRIAFDQISEGQLEFQELNPHFDTIVIGQGGHKREYTIVSGKTEMKTHLMKQFPDDTEAIEAFFKIMKVSAKKTHYLATLKLIPQWLSLFLLKSGIANLVSPVFRLSGTRATDFVNNLTKNKDLQVLFSYFFYGVPPKDSSLLINALLFHHYKRGAYYPKGGASEIAFHIIRTIQKHGGDCLVRAPVSQILVDDKGAAYGVKVRRGPEEVEVRAPVVVSNCGVFTTFEKLLPPEIQVKQEIQDRLNMMKHGRGSLLVFSGFDGTEEELGLVSTNFWLYKDNDMDKSMDEFFALSKDEAPDNIPMMFVTVPSAKDPEAKLRHPGKSCMTILTMVKYEWFEDWKDTTVRKRGDEYHNYKMRFAKNLFDWACTLFPKIKDKLVFQDVATPLTNTHYLGSQRGAMYSAEHNLERFHAEAVVKNRCSTPVKNLYISGQDVFSCGIAGALHGGLLCASTVLDHIVYIDLLLLKKKLKRRKAKELAQLAKKKLQ; encoded by the exons ATGTGGCTCCTGATTGCCTTGCTGTGGCTGCTGGTGTGGGCAGCTGGTACGTACTGGTACCTGTTCGGGAAGCCGAGCGGCTTCTCCTTGGAGTCGGTGAGACCGCCTGGACCTCGAGAGTTTGACCAGAAGAAGAGAGACAAGATCATCAAGCAAG GTTTTAGTGCTAACAAAGTGCCGGAGAACCTGGATGTGATCGTGATCGGCAGTGGAATCGGTGGACTGACAGCAGCAGCCACGCTGGCCAAAGCTGGgaagaaggttctggttctggagcaGCACGACCAGGCGGGAGGCTGCTGCCACACCTACATAGAGAAGGGCTTTGAGTTTGACGTTG GCCTTCACTACATAGGTCAGGTCCACGAGAACAGTCTCCTGCGGATCGCCTTTGACCAGATCTCTGAAGGACAACTGGAGTTTCAGGAGCTCAACCCTCATTTTGACACCATCGTGATCGGCCAGGGAGGCCACAAACGAGAGTACACCATAGTCTCTGGTAAAACGGAGATGAAAACCCACCTGATGAAACAGTTCCCTGATGACACTGAAGCCATCGAGGCTTTCTTCAAAATCATGAAG GTCTCAGCGAAGAAAACTCACTATCTGGCCACTCTGAAGCTGATTCCTCAGTGGCTGTCTCTGTTCCTGCTCAAATCTGGGATTGCAAACCTGGTGTCTCCTGTTTTCCGTCTCTCAGGCACACGTGCAACGGATTTTGTGAacaatttaaccaaaaacaagGATCTACAAGTCCtcttttcctactttttttatG GTGTTCCTCCAAAAGACTCCAGCCTTCTGATCAACGCCCTCCTGTTCCACCACTACAAACGTGGCGCCTACTACCCCAAAGGCGGTGCCAGCGAGATCGCGTTCCACATCATCCGCACCATCCAAAAGCACGGCGGGGACTGTTTAGTCCGAGCTCCTGTCTCTCAGATCCTGGTTGATGACAAGGGGGCGGCTTACG GAGTGAAGGTGAGGAGAGGCCCGGAAGAGGTGGAGGTTCGTGCTCCTGTGGTGGTTTCAAACTGCGGCGTCTTCACCACCTTCGAGAAACTGCTCCCTCCAGAGATTCAAGTCAAGCAGG agaTCCAGGACAGACTGAACATGATGAAACACGGCAGAGGGTCACTTTTGGTCTTCTCTGGCTTTGACGGAACTGAGGAGGAGCTGGGCCTGGTGTCCACTAACTTCTGGCTGTACAAGGACAATGATATGGACAAGTC GATGGATGAATTCTTTGCTTTAAGCAAAGACGAAGCCCCCGACAACATCCCAATGATGTTTGTCACAGTACCTTCAGCCAAAGATCCAGAGGCCAAATTACGGCACCCAG GAAAATCCTGCATGACCATACTCACCATGGTTAAGTATGAATGGTTCGAGGACTGGAAGGACACAACTGTGCGCAAAAGGGGGGATGAATACCATAACTACAAAATGAGATTTGCTAAAAACCTCTTTGATTGGGCCTGCACTTTATTCCCCAAAATCAAAGATAAG TTGGTGTTCCAGGATGTGGCTACCCCACTCACCAACACACACTACTTGGGGTCTCAGCGGGGAGCCATGTACTCTGCAGAGCACAATCTGGAGCGTTTTCACGCCGAGGCGGTGGTCAAGAACAGGTGCAGCACCCCTGTCAAAAACCTCTACATCTCAG GCCAAGATGTGTTCAGCTGCGGAATAGCCGGTGCTCTTCATGGAGGACTCCTCTGCGCCTCCACAGTGTTGGATCACATCGTCTATATTGATCTGCTTCTCCTGAAAAAGAagctgaagaggagaaaagccAAAGAGCTGGCCCAGCTGGCCAAGAAGAAGCTGCAGTGA
- the gngt2b gene encoding guanine nucleotide-binding protein G(I)/G(S)/G(O) subunit gamma-T2b, translated as MARDMSDKEILKMELDQLKKEVNTPRSAVSKNCADTIAFVEGLMPNDPLIKGVPDDKNPYKGDKGGCTVT; from the exons ATGGCTCGGGATATGTCAGATAAAGAAATCCTGAAAATGGAGCTGGACCAGTTGAAGAAGGAAGTGAACACACCAAGATCAGCA GTGAGTAAAAACTGTGCGGACACAATTGCTTTCGTGGAAGGATTGATGCCAAATGACCCGCTGATCAAAGGAGTTCCCGATGACAAGAACCCCTACAAGGGAGACAAAGGAGGCTGCACTGTAACATAG